From the Paludisphaera mucosa genome, one window contains:
- a CDS encoding NAD(P)H-dependent glycerol-3-phosphate dehydrogenase produces the protein MNRVAVLGGGGMGTAMAMVFARSASDVRLWVREPDRARAMADSRCNARHLPEVRIPDDIAITGDAAEALRDAELILASIPTSYLRDGLSALAAVVPPGVPALSVVKGIEFGTFARPSRIIVETLGPRETAVLTGPSHAEELARGLPASLVVAGSSQPLCEAVQAAFSHKTFRIYRNADAIGVEVAGALKNILGIAAGVCDGLEVGDNAKAALLTRGLVEIARMGVALGGRVETFYGLAGVGDVVTTCYSPFGRNREVGLRIGRGESLPTILAEMANVSEGVPTIRSVHALAGRMGVDMPITHELHQVLFEGKSPRAAVVDLMTRTPKDESEL, from the coding sequence ATGAACCGAGTGGCCGTGCTGGGCGGCGGCGGGATGGGGACGGCGATGGCGATGGTGTTCGCCCGATCGGCGTCCGACGTCCGCCTCTGGGTCCGCGAGCCCGACCGCGCGCGGGCCATGGCCGATTCCCGGTGCAACGCGCGCCACCTGCCCGAGGTCCGCATCCCGGACGACATCGCGATCACCGGCGACGCCGCGGAGGCGCTCCGCGACGCCGAGCTGATCCTGGCGTCGATCCCGACCTCGTACCTGCGGGACGGCCTGTCCGCGCTGGCGGCCGTGGTCCCGCCCGGCGTCCCCGCGCTCAGCGTGGTGAAGGGGATCGAGTTCGGCACGTTCGCCCGGCCGTCGCGGATCATCGTCGAGACGCTCGGCCCCCGCGAGACGGCCGTCCTGACCGGCCCCAGCCATGCCGAGGAGCTGGCGCGAGGGCTGCCCGCCTCGCTGGTCGTGGCCGGCTCGTCGCAGCCGCTCTGCGAGGCCGTGCAGGCCGCGTTCAGCCACAAGACGTTTCGGATCTACCGCAACGCCGACGCGATCGGCGTGGAGGTCGCGGGGGCGCTGAAGAACATCCTGGGGATCGCCGCGGGCGTCTGCGACGGACTGGAGGTCGGCGACAACGCCAAGGCCGCGCTGCTCACTCGGGGGCTCGTCGAGATCGCCCGCATGGGCGTCGCGCTCGGCGGCCGGGTCGAGACGTTTTACGGGCTGGCCGGGGTCGGCGACGTCGTCACCACCTGCTACAGCCCGTTCGGCCGCAACCGCGAGGTCGGCCTGCGCATCGGCCGCGGCGAAAGCCTGCCGACGATCCTCGCCGAGATGGCGAACGTCTCCGAAGGCGTGCCGACGATCCGCAGCGTCCACGCGCTCGCCGGGCGGATGGGCGTCGACATGCCGATCACCCACGAGCTTCACCAGGTCCTCTTCGAGGGCAAGTCGCCGCGTGCGGCGGTCGTCGACCTGATGACGCGGACGCCGAAGGACGAGTCGGAGCTATGA
- a CDS encoding phosphoribosyl-ATP diphosphatase has product MVEASVMTSLMKVIAERKAQTEGPPSYVAKLMKGGAAAIGAKIVEEAAEVVEAGDEPGEAGREHLVKEVADLVFHAAVMLGYRDLAWGDVEAELQRRSGTSGLVEKAARKPKG; this is encoded by the coding sequence ATGGTGGAAGCCTCGGTCATGACGTCGCTCATGAAGGTGATCGCCGAGCGCAAGGCGCAGACGGAGGGCCCGCCGTCGTACGTCGCCAAGCTCATGAAGGGCGGCGCGGCGGCCATCGGCGCCAAGATCGTCGAGGAGGCCGCCGAGGTCGTCGAGGCCGGCGACGAGCCGGGCGAGGCCGGCCGCGAACACCTCGTCAAGGAAGTGGCCGACCTGGTCTTTCACGCCGCCGTCATGCTGGGCTACCGCGACCTCGCCTGGGGAGACGTCGAGGCCGAGCTTCAGCGACGCTCCGGCACGAGCGGCCTGGTCGAGAAGGCCGCGCGCAAGCCCAAGGGGTGA
- a CDS encoding glycosyltransferase family 4 protein, whose product MKFCMITTFFGPHSFGGDAAYVDRLCQALCSRGHEVHVFYCVDAFNAVRGDHPLRSYTPTPGLHLHPLESGYGTLSPLATQATGLPLFKSEALREVLDSDDLDVVHFHNISLVGGPGVLGLGANKRAVRIMTAHEHWLICPMHLLWKYDRKACDSAACLRCTIAGGRPPQAWRYTRAIPRALRHLDALIFPSAHALNEHRRRGMARWAPLIHLPYFLPDDWSGGVEDEGPPTAERPYLAAAGRLVAMKGFQRLIPLMRNLPEADLRIGGTGPYEAKLRELAEGLPNVQFEGLLGGTGLARLFQGARAVVVPSLFPETFGYVVLEAFATGTPVIVHEGGGAIRETGVDSGGGLGYRTDSELLTAMRRMVHDEDLRSELASQGFAQRIGPWSESEHVHRYMELIAERRALRDSGRRTRRDGADAAHPTVLASRASRRQTETADEA is encoded by the coding sequence TTGAAATTCTGCATGATCACCACCTTCTTCGGGCCGCACAGCTTCGGGGGCGACGCCGCCTACGTGGACCGACTCTGCCAGGCGCTTTGCAGCCGCGGCCATGAGGTCCACGTCTTCTACTGCGTCGACGCCTTCAACGCCGTCCGCGGCGACCACCCTCTGCGGTCGTATACGCCCACGCCGGGCCTGCACCTCCACCCGCTGGAGAGCGGCTACGGCACGCTCTCGCCGCTGGCGACCCAGGCGACGGGGCTCCCGCTGTTCAAGTCGGAGGCGCTCCGCGAGGTGCTCGACTCCGACGACCTGGACGTCGTCCACTTCCACAACATCTCGCTCGTCGGCGGCCCGGGCGTCCTCGGCCTGGGCGCGAACAAGCGCGCCGTGCGGATCATGACGGCCCACGAGCACTGGCTGATCTGCCCGATGCACCTGCTCTGGAAATACGACCGCAAGGCCTGCGACTCGGCCGCCTGCCTGCGATGCACGATCGCCGGCGGCCGGCCCCCCCAGGCCTGGCGGTACACCCGGGCGATCCCCCGGGCCCTGCGCCATCTCGACGCCTTGATCTTCCCCAGCGCGCACGCCCTGAACGAGCACCGTCGCCGCGGGATGGCCCGCTGGGCTCCGCTGATCCACCTCCCCTACTTCCTCCCCGACGACTGGTCGGGAGGCGTCGAGGACGAGGGGCCGCCGACGGCCGAGCGTCCCTACCTGGCCGCGGCCGGCCGCCTGGTCGCCATGAAGGGCTTCCAGCGCCTGATTCCTCTGATGCGCAATCTCCCCGAGGCCGACCTCCGGATCGGCGGCACCGGCCCCTACGAGGCGAAGCTTCGGGAACTCGCCGAGGGCCTGCCGAACGTCCAGTTCGAGGGCTTGCTGGGCGGGACCGGGCTCGCGCGATTATTCCAGGGGGCCCGCGCCGTGGTCGTCCCGTCGCTCTTCCCGGAGACCTTCGGCTACGTCGTGCTGGAAGCCTTCGCCACCGGAACTCCGGTCATCGTCCACGAAGGGGGCGGAGCGATCCGCGAGACGGGCGTCGACAGCGGCGGCGGCCTCGGCTATCGCACCGACTCCGAGCTGCTGACCGCCATGCGGCGGATGGTCCACGACGAGGACCTAAGGTCCGAGCTGGCGTCGCAAGGCTTCGCCCAGCGCATCGGCCCCTGGTCGGAGTCCGAGCACGTCCACCGTTACATGGAGCTGATCGCCGAGCGGCGAGCCCTCCGCGATTCCGGCCGACGCACCCGCCGCGACGGGGCCGACGCCGCTCATCCCACGGTCCTCGCGTCCCGCGCAAGCCGACGTCAGACCGAGACGGCAGACGAGGCTTGA
- a CDS encoding (Fe-S)-binding protein codes for MNMQTIEKADAHPTAPPAPAVVANPGVDLAWLAERIDYPLFQQCIHCGLCTASCPTYVETGDENDGPRGRIYLMRSVTDGRLAMGPDVRRHLDLCLDCRACETACPSGVQYGKLIEPFKIAMLDDAPAGAGLSLLQKVILHHLFPYATRVRAALLPVRLLQKLGLMRLIERIGVLRLLPPTLRNMEAMVPTLQPPSRLPEVLPAIGPKRARVGLFLGCVTDVMTPQTTGATARVLQQNGCEVVVPRGQACCGAIHYHSGAEAPALELARRNMEAFDVDDLDAVVINAAGCGAMFKGYEHILPPEEHERASKFVAKVKDVSEFLMALGPVPPTHPVAVKATYHDACHLCHAQQIRNQPRQLLAMIPGLELVPLAESELCCGAAGTYNLTEPEMSHRLGRRKLANIEATGATVVASGNIGCTLQIARQIRERGAAIEVVHPVDLLDRAYRGDA; via the coding sequence ATGAACATGCAGACGATCGAGAAGGCCGATGCGCATCCCACGGCCCCGCCCGCGCCGGCGGTCGTCGCGAACCCGGGCGTCGACCTGGCCTGGCTGGCCGAGCGGATCGACTACCCGCTCTTCCAGCAGTGCATCCACTGCGGCCTTTGCACGGCGAGCTGCCCCACCTACGTCGAGACGGGAGACGAGAACGACGGCCCGCGCGGGCGGATCTACCTGATGCGCTCGGTCACCGACGGCCGGCTCGCGATGGGCCCCGACGTCCGCCGCCACCTGGACCTCTGCCTGGACTGCCGGGCCTGCGAGACCGCCTGTCCCTCGGGCGTCCAGTACGGCAAGCTGATCGAGCCCTTCAAGATCGCCATGCTCGACGACGCCCCCGCCGGCGCGGGGTTGAGCCTGCTGCAGAAGGTCATCCTCCACCACCTTTTTCCCTACGCCACCCGCGTCCGCGCCGCGCTGCTGCCGGTGCGGCTGCTCCAGAAGCTGGGGCTGATGCGGCTGATCGAGCGCATCGGCGTCCTGCGGCTGCTGCCGCCGACGCTGCGGAACATGGAGGCGATGGTCCCCACGCTGCAGCCCCCCTCGCGGCTGCCCGAGGTCTTGCCGGCGATCGGCCCCAAGCGGGCCCGCGTGGGACTCTTCCTGGGCTGCGTGACCGACGTCATGACCCCGCAGACGACGGGCGCGACGGCCCGGGTGCTCCAGCAGAACGGCTGCGAGGTCGTCGTCCCCCGCGGCCAGGCCTGCTGCGGCGCGATCCACTACCACTCGGGCGCCGAGGCCCCCGCGCTCGAGCTGGCGCGGCGAAACATGGAGGCCTTCGACGTCGACGACCTCGACGCCGTCGTCATCAACGCGGCCGGATGCGGGGCGATGTTCAAGGGTTACGAGCACATCCTGCCCCCCGAAGAGCACGAGCGCGCGTCGAAGTTCGTGGCCAAGGTCAAGGACGTATCCGAGTTCCTCATGGCCCTCGGGCCGGTGCCGCCGACGCACCCGGTGGCGGTCAAGGCGACGTACCACGACGCCTGCCACCTCTGCCACGCCCAGCAGATCCGCAACCAGCCGCGGCAGCTTTTGGCGATGATCCCCGGCCTGGAGCTGGTCCCGCTCGCCGAAAGCGAGCTGTGCTGCGGCGCGGCCGGGACCTACAACCTGACCGAGCCCGAGATGTCCCATCGCCTGGGCCGCCGCAAGCTGGCCAACATCGAGGCCACCGGCGCCACGGTGGTCGCCAGCGGCAACATCGGCTGCACCCTGCAGATCGCGCGGCAGATCCGCGAGCGGGGCGCGGCGATCGAGGTCGTCCACCCGGTCGACCTGCTGGACCGGGCCTACCGGGGGGACGCCTGA
- a CDS encoding barstar family protein translates to MQLVKLDTRRITDWDAFHDAFAEAFGFPEFHGRNMNAWID, encoded by the coding sequence ATGCAGCTCGTCAAGCTCGACACCCGACGCATCACCGACTGGGACGCCTTCCACGATGCCTTTGCGGAAGCATTCGGCTTCCCCGAGTTCCACGGGAGGAACATGAATGCCTGGATCGACTGA
- a CDS encoding FAD-binding oxidoreductase, with amino-acid sequence MNREAQAAGWPESPGSGPLGDGRCATAVHRPATVDELCEAVRSEAASGGAVYPQGGRSALDYGGTPARPGAAVDVSGLDQVVDYPHADMTITVQAGMTVAALQGVLAEKQQRLLFDVPGGDRATLGGALATGVCGPRRYGLGRPRDSIIGVSFVTSNGVEVKGGGRVVKNVAGYDFPKLLTGSLGTLGVITQATLKVRPLPGASALIWLRADRPEQLDAWLAAFHASAVRPVAIEFLNPSAAAIVGEPAGLDGRSWTLVVGIEDDEKSVAWQVDQFRREVASEFDVLRDEATRPIWASLTAFQVAAPGPLACTASLRPSRVAAFLAGMPADRWALQAHAGNGVVRMQGLGAWTEGEAAEAVSARRAEALRDGGDLIVSRCPAAWKGRIRVWGEPRGSWALGRAVKRALDPPGLMNPGRFVGEA; translated from the coding sequence GTGAATCGCGAAGCCCAGGCCGCCGGCTGGCCCGAGTCGCCCGGGTCCGGCCCCCTCGGCGACGGCCGTTGCGCGACGGCCGTCCACCGCCCCGCCACGGTCGACGAATTGTGCGAGGCCGTCCGCTCCGAGGCCGCCTCGGGAGGCGCCGTGTACCCGCAGGGGGGCCGGTCGGCCCTCGATTACGGCGGGACGCCCGCACGCCCCGGGGCGGCGGTCGACGTCTCGGGGCTCGACCAGGTCGTCGACTACCCTCACGCCGACATGACGATCACCGTCCAGGCGGGGATGACCGTCGCGGCCCTGCAGGGCGTGCTGGCCGAGAAGCAGCAGCGGCTCCTGTTCGACGTCCCCGGCGGCGACCGCGCGACGCTGGGCGGGGCGCTCGCTACGGGCGTCTGCGGCCCCCGCCGCTACGGCCTGGGACGGCCCCGCGACTCGATCATCGGGGTGTCGTTCGTCACGTCGAACGGCGTCGAGGTCAAGGGAGGCGGGCGGGTCGTCAAGAACGTCGCCGGCTACGACTTCCCCAAGCTGCTGACCGGCTCGCTGGGGACGCTCGGCGTCATCACCCAGGCGACGCTCAAGGTCCGGCCGCTGCCGGGGGCGTCGGCCCTGATCTGGCTGCGGGCGGACCGACCCGAACAGCTCGACGCCTGGCTCGCCGCGTTCCACGCCTCGGCGGTGCGGCCGGTCGCGATCGAATTCCTGAACCCGTCGGCCGCGGCGATCGTCGGCGAGCCCGCCGGGCTCGACGGCCGTTCCTGGACCCTCGTCGTCGGGATCGAGGACGACGAGAAGTCCGTCGCCTGGCAGGTCGATCAGTTCCGCCGCGAAGTCGCCTCCGAGTTCGACGTCCTTCGCGACGAGGCGACCCGGCCGATCTGGGCCTCGCTCACCGCGTTCCAGGTCGCAGCGCCCGGCCCGTTGGCGTGCACGGCGAGCCTGCGGCCGTCGAGGGTCGCGGCGTTCCTCGCCGGCATGCCCGCCGATCGCTGGGCCTTGCAGGCGCATGCGGGCAACGGGGTGGTAAGGATGCAGGGGCTCGGGGCGTGGACGGAGGGCGAGGCCGCGGAGGCCGTTTCCGCCCGTCGCGCCGAGGCGCTCCGCGACGGCGGCGACCTGATCGTCTCCCGCTGCCCGGCGGCGTGGAAGGGCCGCATCCGCGTCTGGGGCGAACCCCGAGGAAGCTGGGCGCTCGGCCGCGCGGTCAAGCGCGCGCTCGACCCCCCGGGCCTGATGAATCCCGGCCGTTTCGTGGGCGAGGCTTGA
- a CDS encoding oligosaccharide flippase family protein: MASPTLSKRKRRPPATLTRPAPVRPPAATEETCPRARGRRIASNVAYLSLAELFCRACSVGVTLTLMKRLGGSGYGRVEFAFSVVFWLVLLVRDSSDVMVARELSRHPRLIKPLVDHVLAFKSLLAVTLFSALTLIGWFTLRDRSDWTILTLYGLMLFTTAIGLDFVYRGTERMGLLAVSLCLRTIFYGAGVLAFVGDASRIAWVPIFLAVGEAGGIALIWLSYLRGYRMPRPRFSFRFITILIQRGKTVCAIQLSQALIIAADVLVVGMTSTWGDVGRYGAQYRMVTVILTFGMIVQHATFPTLARLWRHHPDAGRDALDSLVEALMTVLIPLAVGVTLLAEPLVGLLGSSDYDGAGLLLAVGIWRAPLLTIAFGYQTTLIALNRETVGVGSLVLAAILIGPLVYLMRLQFGLVGATAAVLLIGLALVAAGYQSLAREGRQPAWHHHLARPLIGSAVMIPTCIFLVRWHVGLAVSGGAAAYLITLVATGGLERTRHWRAAFHPIDAPASAPMRVESPL; encoded by the coding sequence ATGGCAAGCCCGACCCTCAGCAAGCGGAAGCGGCGTCCGCCGGCGACGTTGACGCGTCCCGCGCCGGTCCGCCCGCCCGCCGCGACGGAGGAGACCTGTCCCCGCGCCCGCGGGCGGCGGATCGCCTCCAACGTCGCGTATCTGAGCCTCGCCGAGCTGTTCTGTCGGGCCTGCTCGGTGGGCGTGACCCTGACCCTGATGAAGCGACTGGGCGGCAGCGGCTACGGCCGGGTCGAGTTCGCCTTCAGCGTGGTCTTCTGGCTGGTCCTGCTCGTCCGCGACAGCAGCGACGTCATGGTCGCCCGAGAACTCTCCCGCCATCCCCGCCTGATCAAGCCGCTCGTCGACCACGTGCTGGCGTTCAAGTCGCTCTTGGCGGTCACGCTCTTCTCGGCCCTGACGCTGATCGGCTGGTTCACGCTCCGGGACCGCTCGGACTGGACGATCCTGACGCTCTACGGCCTGATGCTGTTCACCACGGCGATCGGGCTCGACTTCGTCTATCGCGGGACCGAGCGGATGGGCCTGCTCGCGGTGTCGCTCTGCCTGCGGACGATCTTCTACGGCGCGGGGGTCCTGGCGTTCGTCGGCGACGCGTCGCGGATCGCCTGGGTGCCGATCTTCCTGGCGGTCGGCGAGGCCGGCGGCATCGCCCTGATCTGGCTGAGCTACCTGCGCGGCTACCGGATGCCGAGGCCGCGTTTCAGCTTCCGGTTCATCACGATCCTGATCCAGCGCGGCAAGACGGTCTGCGCCATCCAGCTCTCCCAGGCCCTGATCATCGCCGCCGACGTGCTCGTGGTCGGGATGACGAGCACCTGGGGCGACGTGGGGCGGTACGGCGCCCAGTATCGCATGGTGACGGTGATCCTGACCTTCGGCATGATCGTCCAGCACGCCACCTTCCCGACCCTCGCCCGGCTCTGGCGGCACCACCCCGACGCCGGCCGCGACGCGCTCGACTCGCTGGTCGAGGCGCTCATGACCGTCCTCATCCCGCTGGCGGTGGGCGTCACGCTGCTCGCCGAACCGTTGGTGGGGCTGCTGGGCTCGTCGGACTACGACGGCGCGGGGCTCTTGCTCGCGGTCGGGATCTGGCGGGCGCCGTTGTTGACGATCGCCTTCGGCTACCAGACGACGCTGATCGCCCTCAATCGCGAAACGGTCGGCGTCGGCTCGCTGGTGCTGGCGGCGATCCTGATCGGCCCGCTGGTCTACCTGATGCGGCTCCAGTTCGGCCTCGTCGGCGCGACGGCGGCCGTCCTGCTGATCGGCCTGGCCCTGGTCGCGGCCGGCTACCAGAGCCTGGCCCGCGAGGGGAGGCAGCCGGCCTGGCATCACCACCTGGCCCGGCCGCTGATCGGGTCGGCGGTGATGATCCCGACCTGCATCTTCCTGGTCCGCTGGCACGTGGGCCTCGCGGTCTCCGGCGGGGCCGCGGCCTACCTGATCACGCTCGTCGCGACGGGGGGCCTGGAACGGACCCGCCACTGGCGAGCCGCCTTCCACCCGATCGACGCCCCGGCGTCGGCCCCGATGCGGGTCGAGTCGCCGCTCTGA
- a CDS encoding FAD-binding oxidoreductase, whose protein sequence is MTATVAASAPASARLVAELTAALGAGNVLHRRDELVVYECDGYVIEKAVPDVVVFPSCTEDVVAVVKICNRHEVPFVPRGAGTSLAGGTLPIGGGVMIGLTRMKRILEVDTRDRYAIVEAGVVNVWLTRALAGTGLHFAPDPSSQTACTIGGNVATNAGGPHTLKYGVTVNHVRGLEMVTPEGEVVQIGGVVEDQPGYDLTGLIVGSEGTFGIVTKVIVGLSRDPEAGRTLLAVFDTVEASVEAVSGIVAAGIVPAALEMIDNLMIRAVEAAFKFGFPVDAGAVLIIEIDGVDAALDHEAQAISEIVQAHHGKVEKAIAWKTREEPEYKGIWKSRKMAFGAIGRVSPTFCTQDGVVPRTALPHILKFMEGVSERCQVRIANVFHAGDGNLHPIILFDDADPDQVRRALQASVEILDECIRLGGSVTGEHGIGVEKLAMMPKLFTPDDLAAMTAVHDALNPDGRCSPAKKIPVGGHCIERTGPGRRAPA, encoded by the coding sequence ATGACCGCGACCGTCGCCGCCTCGGCGCCCGCATCCGCACGGCTCGTCGCCGAACTGACGGCCGCCCTGGGCGCCGGCAACGTCCTGCATCGTCGCGACGAGCTGGTGGTCTACGAGTGCGACGGCTACGTCATCGAGAAGGCCGTGCCCGACGTCGTCGTCTTCCCCTCGTGCACCGAGGACGTCGTCGCGGTGGTGAAGATCTGCAACCGGCACGAGGTCCCGTTCGTCCCCCGGGGCGCGGGCACGAGCCTGGCCGGCGGGACGCTCCCCATCGGCGGCGGGGTGATGATCGGCCTGACGAGGATGAAGCGGATCCTGGAGGTCGACACGCGCGACCGCTACGCGATCGTCGAGGCCGGCGTGGTCAACGTCTGGCTGACGCGGGCGCTGGCGGGGACGGGCCTCCACTTCGCGCCCGACCCGTCGAGCCAGACCGCCTGCACGATCGGCGGCAACGTGGCGACGAACGCCGGCGGGCCGCACACGCTCAAGTACGGCGTGACCGTGAACCACGTCCGGGGCCTGGAGATGGTCACGCCCGAGGGCGAGGTCGTCCAGATCGGCGGCGTGGTCGAGGACCAGCCCGGATACGACCTGACCGGCCTGATCGTCGGCAGCGAGGGGACCTTCGGCATCGTCACCAAGGTCATCGTCGGCCTCAGCCGCGACCCCGAGGCGGGCCGGACGCTCCTGGCCGTCTTCGACACCGTCGAGGCCTCTGTGGAGGCCGTCAGCGGGATCGTCGCCGCCGGCATCGTCCCCGCGGCGCTCGAGATGATCGACAACCTCATGATCCGCGCCGTCGAGGCCGCCTTCAAGTTCGGCTTCCCCGTCGACGCGGGCGCCGTCCTCATCATCGAGATCGACGGCGTCGACGCCGCGCTCGACCACGAGGCCCAGGCGATCTCCGAGATCGTCCAGGCCCACCACGGCAAGGTCGAGAAGGCCATCGCCTGGAAGACCCGCGAAGAGCCCGAGTACAAGGGGATCTGGAAGAGCCGCAAGATGGCCTTCGGCGCGATCGGCCGGGTCAGCCCGACGTTCTGCACCCAGGACGGCGTCGTCCCCCGCACGGCCCTGCCGCACATCCTCAAGTTCATGGAGGGGGTCTCCGAGCGCTGCCAGGTGCGGATCGCCAATGTCTTCCACGCCGGCGACGGCAACCTGCACCCGATCATCCTGTTCGACGACGCCGACCCGGACCAGGTCCGGCGGGCGCTCCAGGCCAGCGTCGAGATCCTCGACGAGTGCATCCGGCTGGGCGGCAGCGTGACGGGCGAGCACGGCATCGGCGTGGAGAAGCTGGCCATGATGCCCAAGCTGTTCACCCCCGACGACCTCGCCGCGATGACGGCCGTCCACGACGCGCTCAACCCCGACGGCCGGTGCAGCCCCGCGAAGAAGATCCCCGTCGGCGGCCACTGCATCGAGCGGACCGGCCCCGGCCGTCGCGCGCCGGCCTGA
- a CDS encoding glycosyltransferase: MDASIRERQPGAGGLDPATPLFDAIPPALAGLRIALVHDWLTGMRGGEKCLEVLCRAFPKALLYTLIHRKGSTSPAIESMAIRTSPLQRAPGVFRYYRQLLPLMPAAAATWRLKNVDLVVSLSHCVAKSVRVPAGVPHVCYCFTPMRYAWQGRDAYLESWSDRPIKRAVARSLLNRLQDWDRSTATRVSHFVAISETIRDRIAGSYHRESAIIPPPVDTAYYHPVPTTPREDFYLVVSALVPYKRVDQAVAACRRSGRRLIVIGAGPDRARLEAAAGPGTTFLGWQSDEAIRDHYRRCRALLFPGEEDFGIVPVEALGCGSPVIALRRGGAAETVPDACGRLYDAPTADALAAAIDAWEVEGRPHDPAFARAQAETFALPVFRRRLLGLLADVAASKDRHAGVPRPHIAAPGVAGRRRRDG, encoded by the coding sequence ATGGACGCCAGCATCCGAGAGCGGCAGCCCGGCGCGGGGGGTCTCGACCCCGCGACGCCACTTTTCGACGCGATCCCGCCGGCGCTCGCCGGGTTGAGGATCGCACTGGTGCACGACTGGCTGACCGGGATGCGGGGCGGCGAGAAGTGCCTGGAAGTGCTCTGCCGGGCCTTCCCGAAGGCCCTGCTCTATACGCTCATCCACCGCAAAGGCTCGACGAGCCCGGCGATCGAGTCGATGGCGATCCGGACGTCGCCCCTGCAACGGGCCCCGGGCGTCTTCCGCTACTATCGCCAGCTCCTGCCCCTGATGCCGGCGGCGGCGGCGACGTGGAGGCTCAAGAACGTCGACCTGGTCGTCAGCCTGAGTCATTGCGTGGCGAAGTCGGTCCGGGTGCCGGCGGGAGTTCCGCACGTCTGCTACTGCTTCACGCCGATGCGCTACGCGTGGCAAGGTCGCGACGCGTACCTGGAAAGCTGGTCGGACCGGCCGATCAAACGCGCCGTGGCGCGGTCCCTGCTCAACCGCCTGCAGGACTGGGACCGCTCGACGGCGACGCGGGTCAGCCATTTCGTGGCGATCTCCGAGACCATCCGCGACCGCATCGCCGGCTCTTACCACCGCGAGAGCGCGATCATCCCCCCGCCGGTCGACACCGCCTATTACCACCCCGTGCCGACGACGCCCCGCGAGGACTTCTACCTCGTCGTCTCGGCGCTCGTGCCCTACAAGCGGGTCGACCAGGCGGTCGCCGCCTGTCGGCGATCGGGACGGCGGTTGATCGTCATCGGCGCAGGTCCTGACCGGGCCCGGCTCGAAGCCGCGGCCGGCCCCGGGACGACCTTCCTGGGCTGGCAGTCGGACGAGGCCATCCGCGACCACTACCGCCGATGCCGCGCCCTGCTCTTCCCGGGCGAGGAAGACTTCGGCATCGTGCCGGTCGAGGCGCTGGGATGCGGCTCGCCGGTCATCGCCCTACGACGCGGGGGTGCGGCCGAGACCGTGCCCGACGCCTGCGGCCGGCTCTACGACGCACCGACCGCCGACGCCCTGGCCGCGGCGATCGACGCCTGGGAGGTCGAGGGCCGGCCGCACGACCCGGCCTTTGCGCGGGCCCAGGCCGAGACCTTCGCCCTCCCCGTCTTCCGCCGCCGACTGCTCGGCCTGCTCGCCGACGTGGCCGCGTCGAAGGACCGCCACGCCGGCGTCCCCCGCCCCCACATCGCCGCGCCGGGCGTCGCCGGGCGACGCCGGCGCGACGGTTAA